A single window of Rhizobium sp. NLR16a DNA harbors:
- a CDS encoding acyltransferase translates to MDHSPQVSASEENEPRRLRYLPWERIASDLDHPTHLARKAALRRSCGAELAETSYVAENAAIFTESLTMGERSWIAGHALVRGDVILGDDCSVNPYACVSGKVTCGNGVRIASHASIVGFNHGFDDPDRPIHRQGVISLGIAIGDDVWIGANCVILDGVTIGKGAVIAAGAVVTGDIPPMAIAGGVPARVLRRRGSAPPKSTARNIEDQLVRLGQKAKEQWPEILARWKTEVSYESLEADGVKRPAIRHLCDAIEIAAGFGQLPPGLDPSETIERLQGLQDRETGLFPEDRTGVHGTSLRDDPKALYNVLSVGYALELLGSNPRHPVGAVDLDAGELGEWLSALPWQSRAWHAGSAVDAIGTAMYFNARYFGLRQSRQPLFEWLNRNANSVSGLWGEPTALEGWLQPVNGFYRLTRGTYAQFGVPLPHPHAALETVHLNYRNHKGFVGAKHNACNLLDTIHPLLLIARQTDYRRADGEAIARDLIARALDRWRDGEGFPFADGTEPSLQGTEMWLSVIHLSADFLGLADRFAFIPKGVHRTATPGLGL, encoded by the coding sequence ATGGATCACAGCCCGCAAGTATCGGCGAGCGAAGAGAACGAACCACGCCGGCTGCGATATCTCCCCTGGGAACGCATCGCGTCGGACCTCGACCATCCCACTCACCTCGCCCGCAAAGCCGCGCTCAGGCGGTCCTGCGGCGCGGAACTGGCAGAGACCTCCTATGTCGCGGAGAACGCCGCGATCTTCACCGAAAGCCTGACGATGGGCGAGCGGTCGTGGATTGCGGGGCACGCTCTCGTGCGCGGCGATGTCATCCTCGGCGACGATTGTTCCGTCAATCCCTATGCCTGCGTTTCCGGAAAGGTGACGTGCGGCAATGGGGTCCGCATTGCCTCGCATGCATCGATCGTCGGCTTCAATCATGGCTTCGACGATCCTGATCGCCCCATACACCGCCAGGGCGTCATCAGCCTCGGCATTGCCATCGGTGACGACGTCTGGATCGGCGCCAATTGCGTAATCCTCGACGGCGTCACAATCGGCAAAGGCGCCGTCATTGCCGCCGGGGCAGTCGTTACGGGGGATATTCCCCCCATGGCGATCGCCGGCGGCGTCCCTGCGCGGGTGCTGCGGCGTCGGGGCAGCGCGCCCCCGAAATCCACAGCGAGAAACATTGAAGACCAGTTGGTCAGGCTCGGACAGAAGGCGAAGGAGCAATGGCCGGAGATTCTTGCGCGCTGGAAAACCGAGGTTTCCTATGAATCGCTCGAGGCGGATGGCGTCAAAAGGCCGGCGATCCGGCATCTCTGTGATGCGATCGAGATCGCAGCCGGTTTTGGCCAGCTGCCGCCCGGCCTCGATCCGTCCGAGACAATCGAGCGGCTACAAGGCCTCCAGGATCGCGAGACAGGCCTTTTTCCTGAAGACCGTACGGGCGTGCACGGAACGTCGCTGAGGGATGATCCGAAAGCGCTCTACAATGTTCTTTCGGTCGGCTACGCGCTTGAACTGCTCGGCTCGAATCCGCGGCATCCTGTCGGGGCGGTCGATCTCGATGCCGGAGAGCTGGGCGAATGGCTGAGCGCGCTGCCCTGGCAAAGCAGGGCATGGCACGCCGGCAGCGCGGTCGACGCGATCGGCACGGCCATGTATTTCAACGCCCGGTATTTCGGCCTCCGGCAATCGCGCCAACCGCTGTTCGAGTGGCTGAACCGCAATGCCAACAGCGTCTCCGGCCTATGGGGCGAGCCGACGGCGCTGGAGGGATGGCTCCAACCGGTGAACGGTTTTTATCGCCTGACACGCGGCACTTACGCCCAGTTCGGCGTTCCGCTTCCGCACCCCCACGCCGCCCTCGAAACGGTTCACCTCAACTACCGCAACCACAAGGGCTTCGTCGGCGCGAAGCATAATGCCTGCAACCTGCTCGACACGATCCATCCCCTGCTGCTGATTGCCCGACAGACCGATTATCGGCGGGCAGATGGTGAGGCGATTGCCCGTGATCTCATTGCAAGGGCGCTGGACAGATGGCGGGACGGCGAGGGATTCCCGTTCGCCGATGGTACCGAGCCGAGCCTGCAGGGAACGGAGATGTGGCTTTCGGTCATCCACCTGTCGGCTGATTTCCTCGGCCTTGCGGATCGTTTCGCCTTCATTCCCAAGGGCGTACACCGGACGGCAACGCCCGGGCTCGGCCTGTAA
- a CDS encoding Lrp/AsnC ligand binding domain-containing protein yields the protein MATETDTYSDLDQFDRKILAALAEDGRLSITDLAARVGLSKTPCQIRFKRLINDGYIEGFKAVLNPAKMQLDHIAFVEVKLSDTREAALKSFNEAIKKIREVEECHMIAGRFDYLLKIRTRDIGRYRRVLGERISTLPHVANTSTNVAMETIKEGWDKFGSSLS from the coding sequence ATGGCCACAGAAACCGACACATATAGTGATTTGGACCAGTTCGACAGAAAGATCCTCGCGGCGCTGGCCGAGGATGGCAGGTTGTCGATCACCGATCTCGCGGCGCGCGTCGGGCTTTCGAAGACGCCTTGCCAGATCCGCTTCAAGCGGCTGATCAACGACGGCTATATCGAAGGCTTCAAAGCCGTCCTCAACCCCGCGAAAATGCAGCTCGACCATATTGCCTTCGTCGAGGTGAAACTTTCCGACACCCGCGAGGCTGCGCTCAAAAGCTTCAACGAGGCCATCAAGAAGATCAGGGAGGTCGAAGAGTGCCACATGATCGCCGGCCGGTTCGACTATCTCCTGAAGATCCGCACCCGCGATATCGGCCGCTACCGCCGCGTCCTGGGCGAACGCATCTCGACCCTGCCGCATGTTGCCAACACTTCGACAAATGTCGCGATGGAAACGATCAAGGAAGGCTGGGACAAATTCGGTTCGAGTCTTTCGTGA